TATCGCAATGATGTTGGGACTTGCAGTCCTCAAGATTGTCATGCGCTACGTGTTCAGCGCAAGCCTACTGTGGAGCGATATGATGCTACAGCACTTGACACTCTGGCTGTGCTTCTTAGGCGCCGCGGTTGCTACCTGCGAAAGACGACATATCAGTATCGACGTGCTGAGTCGGATCCTGCCCGAAAAGATTACGCGCTGGAGCGATCTTATTATTGATTGCCTCGCTTTGATTGTCATTGCGATCTTAGCCTATTACGGCTTTATCTTTCTACACGATGAACAATTGAGTGAGGCTGTATTAATTGGAAGTGTTCCGTTATGGTGGGCGAAGACGATTATCCCCTACGGTTTTGTTCTCATCGGTGTCCACGTGGCACTTCACATCGGCATCCATTTAACAGGGCGCGAACACGTCTCGGATACTATTGAAGGAGAATCGGATTAATGGGATTACTCATCGGCATTGGGTTGGCAGGATTCGCGCTTTTCGGCGGGGCACTTTTCGTCTTACTGGGTGGCGCCTCAATCATC
The Candidatus Poribacteria bacterium DNA segment above includes these coding regions:
- a CDS encoding TRAP transporter small permease; the protein is MTHKLKTRLEDINAFLGKIETGFLCLVIAMMLGLAVLKIVMRYVFSASLLWSDMMLQHLTLWLCFLGAAVATCERRHISIDVLSRILPEKITRWSDLIIDCLALIVIAILAYYGFIFLHDEQLSEAVLIGSVPLWWAKTIIPYGFVLIGVHVALHIGIHLTGREHVSDTIEGESD